The Chaetodon auriga isolate fChaAug3 chromosome 4, fChaAug3.hap1, whole genome shotgun sequence region CTAACAGTTTCCACATAATGATGCTGACATGTAAATGTTGTATTTACAACTTGTTCTGCTAAAAAACAATACTGCTTTTCATATTAGAATCATGCAACAGAAAATCTTGAAAGAACTTAACTTGAATTCATGCCTTCAAAAGGTTCAGGCAGTGGCAGAAGCAGAAGGTTGTCGTACCAATGTTATCCAGGTGTACCTCATTAAGTGGGCTTATGCAGTTCCTCCAAATATCATCAGCTTGATTACCATTTGCATGTCGGATCAAGCTTTAGTCAAAATCACCAACAAAGAATGTGGGAATTGCTCATCTCTCAACACATTTTATTAACAGCTGTTGGTGTGCCTGCGCTTTTTCCATGTTCACTGACACTGGCAAATTGTTGAACAAGACTCTTTTTGAAACATTACAAGGATTTGACTCTGAATTAGCATGCAGAGAAACACTGTTAGCAATCTAGTGAATGAAATAAAGTGCAGTTGAACACCACATGCATCAGAAATTGTTACTTGTTCTGAGTAGTTAACTTTCATAATCATTATTATGTGATCAATAGTTCTGTAGCGGGCAGTGTGAGCATCTTTACAGTTTAAAACACTATTAGGATGTATGTAAGCCATCACAGATGTTAGGCTGAGATCTCTATATATAGGGAGCTTGCATTATTGGAGGCTCACGATTGCTGTATTTATGTATAGAAGATAAGAAATGGAAGACATTACTTAAACATTAGTCAATTATTGTGTATTgactattattgttatttttttgttgatgttattaTAGATAGTCTCTTATGTTGGTCAGTAGAACAGGATGGacagctttttttaaaactggTTGCTGTAGTAAATGTTTTAGTTGACTGTAATGAAATAGGATCTAAAACTTTTAATAAGTTAAGTATCATGGTGTAATAACTTGTATTTAATCTATTATTGTCCtttatcaaataaaaaaactatATTCTGTGCCCATGTTGAATGTTTATTTACAAAAGACAGGTGTGCTCATTATGAATTACtctttgcagttttgttttcatgcaaataCAACAGatggttattattattgttattacaactattctttttcttttgtttttttcatgtagtagcagtagtagtcaAACACGAGGTTAGTTGGATGTGTTTAAAGCCTGTAAATTCTTATATCATATATGAGATATTGCAAAACTAGATATCATTCTTAAATTTGCACGCATGATTAGACTTCAACTCCCAAGAGATGGGACTGGATTGCAAGATAAATCTTAGGCGTCACAACATAATTAAAGTTAATTCATATATGTTATGTGTATgttattaatacacacacacacacacacacacacacacacaaagatacatTACATAAAATAATAGatgtaaaatacatttctttaaTATGTTTATTGCATTCTTTGTGAACAACAGGGAGAACAATACTGATTATGTCCTCAAAAGGTTACAACACCTTCAATACAACAGGCCTGCAGCTTGTCTCTGCACGACATGGAAGATGTCGTCATGGAAGACCCTGTCAGGCATCATCACAGCTAAGCTGAATGAAGGTTTGGAATGATATGAATCAGTACAACTCTCAAAGTGGCGGTAGAAATTATCACccaaagtaaaaatatttagaCTTTTTGCCATCCTCCATGATGGAATTTACAACCAGATGTTACATAGTTCCATCACACGAGGAGAAAACATGGGCAATCTGAATAAGGAGCTGATAAATTTGTAGgcgtttgtctttttttattgttgtcatctctttttcagacaaacatgaaCAAGGGATACACCGAGTGTAGTTCtccttgaaaatgaaaagaactTATGTCTTAACATAAATTCTGTTTACAATACAATATTGACAGAAACCTACATTTATTGCTACATACACTTGACATTACATACATGCATTATGTCAAATATTAGACACTAAATAAATGTATCTAATATATTTTATTCCATTCTTTGTAAACAATACAACATTACCATAGCAACATATCATCATGACTGTCTTGTTTTCATGTACCGCCATTCAGTCAGTCCAGACAGTTCTGTCTGTCGTCTGTCTGAATCCACAAGTGAGCAgaacagacatacagaacagagACAAGTACCTGGGCATCCCACAGTTAAATGGAAACCACAGTCCATAGCAAGGAGGTCCGCTATAGCCAAATGCCTCCGAAGAATGAAGCAAGTTGTGAGGAACCAGCTCAGTGGGAAAAATAAGATCCAAACCATCAACAAATACTGTCTGCCCTATGAGTCATCAGATACCTAATGAGAGACATTTTCCAAAGGTGGttgagagtgacagagtgaaCATTTGGTGGGACTTACTTTCCAGACTGACAAGCAGCTGCTGGTGAACCCACCAGACATTGTGGTGGTCAATGAGAAACAGAAGACAGCAATAGTGATTAATATAGCAATCCAAAGCtacatcaggaagaaagagcatgAGACGCTCGAAATTCTGAAACTCCTAGGGAACCGCACAAAACAACCTTTACTCAAAATCATGTCCACATTAAGGCCATATTGTGgtaaattgtttcatttttagcGATGACGAGCCAAACAGGTTTGGAAACATTGCTGATATAAATTTTACTTGAGGGTCAGGATACCGTTGATAAATATGTGCTTCGTTTTGTGATACCGGTTGTGCAACTAATTGACAACCACCAACAGCGTTCATTGACACAACGTTCATTTTTACTAACTGCGACCAAAACCAGTTCAAAGTCTTGTCAAGTCACATCGTTGACAGTTGTAGTTGACTTTACTGCGGGTACCTGAAGGCACCATGAGCTGGAAACGGAAGTAATATatacaaaacaggaaatgcgtAAGGAATATCGCACATAAGCCTTGGTGGCTCCATTTtctagctagctagctttcTAGCAACTTTTGAGCTCCCACCTTTTATAGCTTTAAGGGCATATTTGTCTATTTCAATTTGTGTTGAAGTGAAACGACGAATCTTTCAAGATGGGGGGCGGTGATTTGGTAAGTCTGAGCTACACCACAGTAGGGTCTTTCTCGAATGATAGAAACCATTGGGACCAAACTGCATTCAGAATATAGGTATTTAAAGATGGCATTTTGCTTAATGGTGTCTATGCACCTGTTACAACATGAGTTAAGAACTGCTGCCATTTGTTACGAGCCACAATTCAGTTCAGCAATACTTACTTTAACTTTGGTCCTAGTCTTACATTGTAGTTGCTGTTTCAGTAGCTAACGTTAATGGCTCGTAGCCGTAGCGTATACGTTCAGAGTTCACGTTAGTTTGCGTTAGCTTTACTGACTGAGGATTCGATGGTCATCTGTAAAAGTTGACAATTACATATAATTTCCTTGCCGAATAAAGCCGAAGATGTTATGGATTTCTGATAGatcattattatttgtgtgtCTTCGGATGGTAGATCCTGACACTCATTCTGTCTACGTAAATAGTTTTGATTGACAGGGAAACACTGTTAAACCCTTTCAAGCCAAAACTGTACATTAAAACTTGTACCTGGCAGTCTTCACAGATACAGTTACTAAATGTCTTCAACCTTGTCCTCTGCCAGAACTTGAAAAAGAGCTGGCACCCCCAGACTATGAAAAACATTGAGCGTGTTTGGAAAGCTGAACAGAAACATGAGGCTGAACGCAAGAAGATTGAGGAGCTCCAGAAAGAACTGAAAGAGGAACGAGCCCGAGAAGAAATTACGAGATTTGCAGAGGAAGCTGGTGCCATCAAGTTAGTTCTCTGATCTTCTCTAAGTTGTTTTGTGGGTCAAGACAGAAAAGTACTGTAGAAGTCATGTTGCATCTCTTTTTATGATGCCAGAAAGAAGGATGATCGTCTGGACTGGATGTACCAGGGCCCTGCTGGCCAGGTGTCCAGAGATGAGTATCTTCTGGGACGTGCCATTGACAAGCAGATCACTGACCAATACGAGGAGCCCGAGAGTGGTCCATCAGCGGAGACTGGCCTCCTGCCTGGGTCCATCTTCAACCCCACCACACCTGCCTCCAACCTCGATCTGGCTGCAAAGATCCGGGAAGACCCCCTGTTTGAGATCAGGTTAGGAAGCCCCCCCTCTCTTGTAATTTGTTCTGAAAAGTTGCAAATCGTTTaactgtattttgtttgttttctgaaggAAAcgtgaggaagaaaagaagagagaagtcTTGACTAATccagtgaagatgaagaaaattaaagaaatgGTAAAGTTACTGTGAAACTGTTTTGATGTGTTCGTTTGTGATGGATTCATTTTGATCTTGACCTCTCAAGATGTTGTTTTGAAATTTAACCTTTTTAAAGATTTTGATTTATATTACATCACTGTACAAAAATACGTATTACCCTGCTTAGCATCtttcagtgatgatttattaaCACAGGACAACTGCAGTTGTGCTAGCAAAGTGGTACCATGTCAGGAGGAGATTGTCAACTATTTTTACTTATGGTGAAACATTGGTTGGTTCTCTGACAGCTGCGCCAGAATCTggacaagaaagacaaaaaaaagaagaggaagaaggataaaaaggaaaagaagggagacaaagagagaagaaaggagaagaagcaCAAGAGAAGGAGTTCAAGTTCAAGCTCAAATGAAGAAGACGATAAAAATCACAGGTATGTAAGGACATTGTTTAAGAAATACCTGGAACATACTGTATACAATGAGCTAAGTACATGATGCACAATGCAAAAATACCATGTATTCTAGAATGGGATTGACACTATTACTGCACAAAGAGGATACTGAATCAGTTAATTCAATTAAGTGAATTATCGTCTTTGATCTATTTTTAGGTCACATTCGCGAAATGACTCTTCAGCAGACGCCAAGTCTCGTTCCCATCATGTTCCAGGCTACGGCCTACTGGTCAGTATGCAGCAAAGTGGTATTTTATTACACTACTCTTACCttgctcacacatacagtacatctgaTCTCCTCTCCAGTTTCAATTGTTAATCTCTCACTGGACCTGAACCCTTGTAAGTCCTCACAGTTAAGTCTTCCCTCTCAGCTCCCTGCCGGCAGACAACACCAGTCCTCAGCTCCGTCCAATCACTCAGGGCACCGTGAGAGGAGCCGTTCCCGATCGCCTCACAGGAACAGCAGGGAAAGCCACTCCTactcttctctctcacacagaggcGACAGGAAGGTGGAACCTCGAGCTGGCAGCCCACAGAGAGAGCGCTTCCACAGACAGAGGCACCATGTGTCCAAGTAAGAGTTCACAGGGACAGTGTAGACTCTAtatttgtaattgtaatttgtAACAGAGTTCTAATTTAGACAGTacttcatttaagattcaattaaTTCTCTTTTGACATATTTAGCAGTAAATCTTCTGTTAGTCATTCTTTATACAGTTGTTTGGGTTGGATTGCTGAACTATTTGTGTCTCAAATTTGGCACACATGTCCACAAAGATGAACTGACTAGATTTTGGTGGTCGAAGATCACAGAGCatgtttttggccataactcaagaattcatatgAGAATTGTAACAAAATGTCCTTCAAATGTCTaaaaggataaaatgatgaagtgatgacattttatatccaagaggtcaaaggttgaCTTTCTCTGTGACATCATAGACCCCCTTTACACCTTGCATAAAAATGCGTTTTGTGTGATTGGATTGCAGTTGGATAGCACGAAAGTACAGGTATAAATGCACCCACGATGCATTGAGGTTGGCTTGTGATTCGATCAACCAAGCCACCTCTCAAAGTTGTCAGGGATGCATGGTGACCACGTGTAATTGTGCTTTCAATCCACATACAGCAATTACAGGGGTGGAAATAACACTGATAACTGGATAATGGTGGTCGCAGTTTGCCGGCGCATACATAGCTTTGACAACAAGTCTTCATCCATAATGGTCCCCATCACTATCCTCTCCCACCAGTATGCCTGTGCATCCAGGTCGTTGTCTGGACAGCACTAACCACAGCTGAAATTAAAGCAGCTGTATAAAACAgcattctcctctgctctcgtCTCCAGCATTCCATTTGACAAAGAAGGCTTCTCCCCTTGCCTCCAAAAGCAATCATAGGTCCATACAATAGAGCAGCATCTTAGCAGCATCGTAAACTGTAACTTCACTGGTTGGCAGAGGCATACAACTGCGAGGTGGTAATTCTAGTTTCTGTCCAATGTAGGAAGCTCTCTGCAGAAGAGCTGGAGCGCAAGAGGCGAGAGATGATGGACGAGGccaagcagagggaggaggacagggagaatAACGTGAAGAGATACAAGAGGCAAGATGAGCAGGAAAAGCAGCGGGAACAAAATGTCAAGCACGAGCGTCACGCTGGCTTCATTCAGTAAGTTTCTGAGCAACGCGGACAAAGAGATGAGATGATCAGTGTGTCTcctattttgttttaaatgtacaaataaCGTTGTCCTGGTGTCTATCCATGTTTAGCCTTTCTTGCCTGCTTCATGTTCAGCTCCATTAATACAAACCTTTTCTTCTTGCAGTAACATGAAGCTGGAGAGTGCTGCCAGCTCTTCCTTAGAGGACCGAGTGAAGAGGAATATCCACTCCATTCAGAGGACGCCAGCCTCCCTGGATAATTTCATGAAGAGATGAAGACggaagacatttattttatagATAGACTGAACTGATTGGAAAGGCTTGGCAAGAGTGTGCCAGCCAATCCTGTATCTGTCTCATTAATGTATTCAGGCagatatgtatgtacatattaATGCATTGAGGTTGGATGGTGTGATGGGTCTATCATGAGGTCAAAAGGGGAACCACATGGCTCCATGCCTACCTAtggactttattttgaaaagcagtTTCCACAGTGGTAATGAATTTTCAGACGAATACAGAGAGCCTGTCatggctgctctgctctctcacttTCCTGAAAGCCAGTACATCTTTAAAGTTCATGTAATCTGaactgtgtacagtatatagttttttgtttttacagtataAGAGGACCTGTTTTTATCTAAGTGTTTTTGTAATATATGTTTGTTACTCAGTGCACACCTGTGAGTAGTAactggaataaaaacacatttccagagccccattctttctctttatttctattTGTATTGATATTCTGTCATTCAGGTATTGTGACAATCATAAAGTGTAAATATTCACATCACCTTCCTCATTATGAATATAAACGCtcctggtcacacacacaaagcatcaggtttgttgTCTGTGCAAAAAGAATTTATATTACTCAAAGCCTCATTCAACAGTGTTATGCTCAGGGAGGAagataattcattttttttgttgattattAAGTTTAGTGGTACAGTTTAGCAAATTTGAATGGGGTTGCCCGTCTTGGCCAGCTATTTGTACTCATTGAATAAGTTTTGTAACAGTTGGTCCAAGAACTTCAGGACAGGCTAGGACTTATTTTAAACGTTGCCATTCATTATTGTCCAGTtaacagggggaaaaaaaggatcGAGACGATACGATAAAATAGCCATTGCTTGCATACCTAACCCTGTCACCCTCAGACCTGAACTGGACAATGACAATCCAATTTTCAAGGCAAGTTTGAAAGAAACCCcggttttaatttcactttaacACGCCTCTAACAAACTATGCATGCACCGCGCGCCTGCGCCATATTCTCCAATGACAGTAGTGCTTTGCACAGTGTGCCGTTCAGCAGCCAATAAACTGTGCGGTAGAGGATGACGTAGAAGAATCATGATACTGTGATCTATGTGTTTCTAAATCGTGTAGTCACTGTGGGAAATAAGCAGTCATTTATAAAAGCTGGGAGTTTGCAAGTTCTAGCCGTTAGGAATACACCACAACACCGTCAACATGGTAAGAACATCATTAAGTAGATTATATGTGAATGTTTTGTTGGGTAAAATGGTTTAAAATTGGTTAATAAAGCTAACAGGTACAAGAGCCTGACTAAGCTAACTCAATGTTGGTAAACTCACTGACATTTCTTGCTAGCTCATTAAAGTTCGCTAATATTCTATGAAAGCATATTTAGCGCTAGATTGCACAAGTTATCAAAAACCCTTAAAGAACTTCAGATTTTCATTAGTGTTTCAGCGAACGTTAAAGAGCAATAAATGATAACAGCAGCCGGCGATAGCCGCGAAGCGAAATAGTTAGCATAGCCATGTTAGCTACATGAGCTAACGTTGTATTCTGTACATTGTGGTGTTATCCCGAATTCACTgtcatgacattttgtttttgtaattgttGTAGGTCAGGTTGTGTTTACGGCAGCTAAAGTTTGACGAGACATTTTCAGCTTGATTAACGTTAACTGAAGCTTCAGTGTAATATATACTCGTACTTACATGCTCGTACTGATGTATCAGACATTTGTGCCCTGTCTGTTCTCTACTACTCttttattttactgtgattTCTTCTGTtagtttgagttttgttttttattactACTCCATGTGTACACATGATGACGGATGACCCTGATGAATTCAATGGacttgcttttttcttttacatgtGTGAtgttatgaatatgaatattgAAGTCattatattctgtaaatatGTTGAGCAGAAGAATGTATTGTAGCAATAGTATTTATTCGTtatatgtcacacacacacacacacacacacacacacacacacacataggtgtTTACTGTATTCATACATGTTGATTGTTTGGCCAtaaaatatcatttaaaatgaaaagtgtttgtCAAAATCTCTTTTAGTGCAGAAACTGACATATTTAAGTGGCtcgttttgtctttttgcttaAGATGACGTAAGAAATAATTGAGTAATCAGTTAATCATTGGTCAGTGGACTTATAATGCAGTCTGTTGAgtgtttcagctctgactgactTACCTacctctgtcttctccttcatccagtctATTATGTCCTATAATGGAGGGGCCGTCATGGCCATGCGGGGAAAGAACTGTGTGGCAATCGCAGCAGACCGAAGATTTGGCATTCAGGCTCAGATGGTCACCACAGACTTCCAGAAGATCTTCCCCATGGGAGAGAGGCTGTACATCGGGCTGGCTGGACTGGCCACTGATGTTcagacagtgtgagtgtgtttaacCTCcatcgctttctctctctcaaactGGCAAAGCCGTTCTTTCAACTGGGCATGATAACAGGTTTTTATATCTCACTAACTATTTTTGAGGAAGCTGTGGTGTGAGTAATGCTGTTAGTAATGCATTTTTTGCAAATGTGCTTTTTGAGTAGTCAAATGAACAATagtcaaacacaaaatgtcagtgATGAATGAATCGCAGCAGTGCTAACTGGATGTCCCTGCCTTGTGTGTAGATCCCAGAGGCTTAAATTCAGACTGAATCTGTATGAGCTGAAGGAGGGTCGTCAGATTAAGCCCAAGACCTTCATGAGCATGGTGTCCAACCTGTTGTATGAAAGGAGGTGAGAGCGCTGAAGTTCATCTCGACCCATTTTAGCGTGAACAAGACTGATGTCCAAATCCACACTAATGCACTTAATATGTGATCCTCTCATCAGGTTTGGGCCATACTACATTGAGCCCGTGATCGCCGGACTCGATCCCAAAACCTTAGAGCCATTCATCTGCTCCTTGGATTTGATTGGCTGCCCCATGGTAACGGAAGACTTTGTTGTGAGCGGCACCTGTTCAGAGCAGATGTACGGCATGTGCGAGTCTTTGTGGGAGCCAGACATGGTAAGTCCTGTGTGGAGTTTAAAGTCCCTCTTTCGCCTGTAAGCTGGTTGCTGGACACTCAATGACAGTTACTACTACTTTATTTACATGCAAAGTAATATTCCCtttattttctaaatatatGATGTTTGCAGTATCCTACATGATAATGAGGGACCCcttgtgtgtgctttttgtgaATGTATAGTAAATGGTAGTGGTTTGTTTACACAGTCAACACCTGACCATTTCAACACAGCATTCAACTTCAAAAATCTGCCTCTTTGTTATTTGGGGTATCTATTGTTTATGTCATTAGTGCCACAGAGGCTAGTTGTTCAAGACACACCTCCtcttgtacagtatgtgaggtCTGCCAAGGTGTCTGCCATGAAGGCCACAGCTATTCTTTCATAAAAACTGAGAAACGTGTGTGATCGTGCAGGAACCGGAGGACCTGTTTGAGACCATCTCCCAGGCGATGCTGAATGCAGTTGATAGAGATGCGGTGTCTGGCATGGGAGTTGTCGTACATGTCATGTAAGTACAGTGGTAacatgtacagcacacacaggttAGAGTTAGGTGGAATGACAGGTTTGCAGTGATTGACGgccttctctcttctctggcaGTGAGAAAGACAAGATCACCACACGAACCCTGAAGGCCAGGAT contains the following coding sequences:
- the cwc25 gene encoding pre-mRNA-splicing factor CWC25 homolog — its product is MGGGDLNLKKSWHPQTMKNIERVWKAEQKHEAERKKIEELQKELKEERAREEITRFAEEAGAIKKKDDRLDWMYQGPAGQVSRDEYLLGRAIDKQITDQYEEPESGPSAETGLLPGSIFNPTTPASNLDLAAKIREDPLFEIRKREEEKKREVLTNPVKMKKIKEMLRQNLDKKDKKKKRKKDKKEKKGDKERRKEKKHKRRSSSSSSNEEDDKNHRSHSRNDSSADAKSRSHHVPGYGLLLPAGRQHQSSAPSNHSGHRERSRSRSPHRNSRESHSYSSLSHRGDRKVEPRAGSPQRERFHRQRHHVSKKLSAEELERKRREMMDEAKQREEDRENNVKRYKRQDEQEKQREQNVKHERHAGFIHNMKLESAASSSLEDRVKRNIHSIQRTPASLDNFMKR
- the psmb3 gene encoding proteasome subunit beta type-3, which codes for MSIMSYNGGAVMAMRGKNCVAIAADRRFGIQAQMVTTDFQKIFPMGERLYIGLAGLATDVQTVSQRLKFRLNLYELKEGRQIKPKTFMSMVSNLLYERRFGPYYIEPVIAGLDPKTLEPFICSLDLIGCPMVTEDFVVSGTCSEQMYGMCESLWEPDMEPEDLFETISQAMLNAVDRDAVSGMGVVVHVIEKDKITTRTLKARMD